A region from the Salidesulfovibrio onnuriiensis genome encodes:
- the uvrB gene encoding excinuclease ABC subunit UvrB: MPDFKLVTEYDPTGDQPEAIDQIVANITSGVRDQILLGVTGSGKTFTVANVVARLNRPALVLAPNKTLAAQLYSEFKSLFPHNAVEYFVSYYDYYQPEAYLPRTDTYIEKDSSINDDIERLRHAATHALLTRRDVLIVASVSCIYGLGSPEYYAKMFIPVEEGQAMSMESLLERLVEVHYERNDYDLHRGTFRVRGDVVEIIPAYNREVSLRIEFFGDEIDSICEADPLTGEVKTKLRKTVIYPGSHYVTDRDNLNRAMDDIRDELQVTLATMKKRNRLVEAQRLEQRTMFDLETIEEIGYCSGIENYSRHLDNRKAGEPPATLLDYFPDDFLIFVDESHISIPQVGGMFNGDRSRKTTLVDFGFRLPSALDNRPLNFEEFLERIGQAVYVSATPGTWELDRAQGLVAEQIIRPTGLVDPQLEVRATAGQIDDLLEECKKRQQRNERVLVTTLTKRMAEDLNDYLNKMGVPSRYLHSDIDTLERMAIIKALREGEFFVLVGINLLREGLDIPEVSLVAMLDADKEGFLRSVRSLIQTFGRAARNAEGRVIMYADRVTRSMREAMDETERRRARQLAYNEQHGIVPQTIRKKMDNPLAAISGAPDDDLIAKAAEDFTRYEGDPKRMEKEIRRMEREMRDAAKELEFERAAELRDRIEIMRERLIKLG, from the coding sequence ATGCCGGATTTCAAGCTTGTCACCGAATATGATCCCACAGGGGACCAGCCCGAGGCCATCGATCAGATCGTCGCCAACATCACGTCGGGCGTGCGGGACCAGATTCTGCTCGGCGTCACCGGGTCGGGGAAGACCTTTACCGTGGCCAACGTGGTGGCCCGGCTCAACCGTCCGGCCCTGGTGCTGGCCCCGAACAAGACCCTGGCCGCCCAGCTCTACAGCGAGTTCAAGTCCCTGTTCCCGCACAATGCCGTCGAATATTTCGTCAGCTATTATGACTACTATCAGCCGGAAGCCTATCTGCCGCGCACCGATACCTATATCGAGAAGGATTCCTCCATCAACGACGACATCGAGCGTCTGCGCCATGCCGCCACCCATGCCCTGCTGACCCGGCGGGACGTGCTCATCGTGGCTTCGGTCTCCTGCATCTACGGCCTGGGATCTCCCGAGTACTACGCCAAGATGTTCATCCCCGTGGAAGAGGGGCAGGCCATGTCCATGGAGTCCCTGCTGGAACGGCTGGTGGAGGTGCATTACGAGCGCAACGACTACGACCTGCACCGCGGGACCTTCCGGGTGCGTGGGGACGTGGTGGAGATCATTCCCGCCTACAATCGCGAGGTCTCCCTGCGCATCGAGTTCTTCGGCGACGAGATCGACTCCATCTGCGAGGCCGATCCGCTCACCGGCGAGGTCAAGACCAAGCTCCGCAAGACCGTCATCTATCCGGGCAGCCACTATGTCACGGACCGTGACAACCTGAACCGGGCCATGGACGACATTCGCGACGAACTTCAGGTGACCCTCGCCACCATGAAGAAGCGGAATCGGCTGGTGGAGGCCCAGCGCCTGGAACAGCGCACCATGTTCGACCTGGAGACCATCGAGGAGATCGGCTATTGCAGCGGTATCGAGAATTATTCCCGGCATCTGGACAACCGCAAGGCCGGTGAGCCTCCCGCGACCCTGCTGGACTACTTCCCGGACGATTTCCTGATTTTTGTGGACGAATCCCACATCAGCATCCCCCAGGTGGGCGGCATGTTCAACGGCGACCGTTCGCGCAAGACCACTTTGGTGGATTTCGGTTTCCGGCTGCCTTCGGCTCTGGACAACCGGCCGCTCAATTTCGAGGAGTTTCTGGAGCGCATCGGCCAGGCCGTCTATGTTTCGGCCACTCCCGGCACGTGGGAACTGGACCGGGCCCAGGGCCTGGTGGCCGAGCAGATCATACGGCCCACCGGCCTGGTGGACCCGCAGCTCGAGGTTCGCGCCACCGCCGGGCAGATCGACGACCTGCTGGAGGAATGCAAGAAGCGGCAGCAAAGGAACGAGCGGGTGCTGGTGACCACGCTTACCAAGCGCATGGCCGAGGACCTCAACGATTACTTGAACAAAATGGGCGTGCCCTCGCGCTACCTGCATTCGGACATAGACACCCTGGAACGCATGGCCATCATCAAGGCCCTGCGCGAAGGGGAGTTCTTCGTGCTGGTGGGCATAAATCTCCTGCGGGAAGGGCTTGATATTCCCGAGGTTTCACTGGTAGCAATGCTGGATGCGGACAAGGAAGGGTTCCTTCGTTCCGTCCGTTCCCTGATCCAGACCTTCGGCCGCGCCGCGCGCAATGCCGAGGGACGGGTGATCATGTATGCGGACCGGGTGACCCGATCCATGCGCGAAGCCATGGACGAGACCGAACGGAGACGCGCCAGGCAGCTTGCCTACAACGAGCAGCATGGTATTGTGCCCCAGACCATCCGCAAGAAGATGGACAATCCGCTGGCCGCCATTTCCGGCGCGCCGGACGATGATCTCATCGCCAAGGCGGCCGAGGATTTCACCCGTTACGAGGGTGATCCAAAGCGGATGGAAAAGGAGATACGCCGGATGGAGCGGGAAATGCGCGATGCGGCCAAGGAACTGGAGTTCGAACGGGCTGCGGAACTGAGGGACCGCATAGAAATCATGCGCGAGCGGCTGATCAAGCTCGGGTAG